Proteins encoded by one window of Enterococcus saccharolyticus subsp. saccharolyticus:
- a CDS encoding DUF1697 domain-containing protein, with product MIHLVFLRGVMPSGKNRVPMKQLQELLRDNSYPDARTYLHTGNIILTTEKEAHELATHIHMLIITQIGPDLGIIIRTPQEVQSLLANNPFQRPGDDLKRVFFSMLSQQPTEEEIRIIRANSCCL from the coding sequence ATGATTCATTTGGTCTTTTTAAGAGGGGTGATGCCTTCTGGAAAAAATAGAGTGCCTATGAAACAGTTACAAGAACTGCTTAGAGACAACAGCTATCCAGATGCACGAACATATCTTCACACCGGTAATATTATTTTGACAACTGAAAAAGAGGCTCACGAATTAGCAACACATATTCATATGCTGATTATTACTCAAATTGGTCCTGATTTAGGAATTATTATCCGTACACCGCAAGAAGTTCAGTCTTTGTTAGCGAATAATCCGTTTCAAAGACCTGGCGATGATTTAAAACGTGTCTTTTTCAGTATGTTAAGTCAGCAACCAACAGAAGAAGAAATTCGTATCATTCGAGCAAATTCATGTTGCTTATAA
- the menC gene encoding o-succinylbenzoate synthase, which yields MRIVEVRHEQLRLPLKSPFVTSYGVLKEKAFDLYLLSDEQGNQGIGELVAFEVPDYIEETLANSRQVIRDFLLPLLSDKEINHPSEVWQLFQGIQGNYMAKSAIETAVWDLHAKRHNRSLVTYFEETRQKIPVGVSVGIQPTIADLLEIVQNYVDQGYQRVKIKIAPTKDYEPLAAVRQKFPELVLMADANSAYSWEDLAMLERLDTLHLAMIEQPFHQRDFVHHQQLQQRLQTPICLDENIRTLEDVQTAYALGSCQSINLKIPRVGGITEALRILSFCKEKKIIVWLGGMFESGVGRALNLQFASQQVFQFPGDISGSNRYYEADIVTEPALVIDGMLAVPQGLGIGVDLNWNNIKRYRTFSDRQTI from the coding sequence ATGAGAATCGTTGAAGTTAGACATGAACAACTACGTTTGCCATTGAAGTCGCCTTTTGTGACTAGTTACGGTGTATTAAAGGAAAAAGCCTTCGATTTGTATCTTTTAAGTGATGAACAAGGCAATCAAGGTATCGGGGAACTCGTCGCCTTTGAAGTACCGGATTATATCGAAGAAACATTAGCAAATTCGCGTCAGGTCATCCGTGACTTTTTACTACCATTGTTATCCGATAAAGAAATCAATCACCCCAGTGAAGTGTGGCAATTATTCCAAGGGATACAAGGCAACTATATGGCAAAATCAGCCATTGAAACAGCCGTCTGGGATTTGCATGCAAAACGTCATAATCGTTCACTGGTTACTTATTTTGAAGAGACCCGTCAAAAAATCCCAGTAGGCGTAAGCGTAGGGATACAACCAACCATTGCAGATCTCTTAGAAATTGTTCAAAACTATGTTGATCAGGGCTATCAACGTGTCAAAATAAAAATCGCGCCCACGAAGGATTACGAACCACTTGCAGCAGTAAGACAAAAATTTCCGGAGTTAGTCTTGATGGCAGATGCGAATTCTGCCTACTCTTGGGAAGACTTGGCGATGCTCGAAAGACTAGATACCTTACACTTAGCGATGATTGAACAGCCATTTCATCAACGAGATTTTGTACACCATCAACAATTACAACAACGATTACAAACACCCATTTGTTTAGATGAAAATATTCGTACGTTAGAAGACGTCCAAACTGCTTATGCATTAGGTAGTTGTCAGAGCATTAATTTGAAAATCCCTCGTGTAGGTGGAATTACAGAAGCTTTACGTATCCTTTCTTTTTGTAAAGAGAAGAAGATTATAGTTTGGCTTGGCGGAATGTTTGAATCTGGTGTTGGTCGTGCGCTGAATTTACAATTTGCCAGTCAACAAGTTTTCCAATTTCCAGGAGATATCTCAGGTTCCAATCGCTATTATGAGGCTGATATAGTAACCGAGCCTGCGCTAGTCATTGACGGTATGCTAGCTGTGCCACAAGGTTTAGGAATTGGTGTAGACTTAAATTGGAACAATATCAAACGTTATCGTACTTTTTCAGATAGACAAACTATATAA
- the menH gene encoding 2-succinyl-6-hydroxy-2,4-cyclohexadiene-1-carboxylate synthase yields MVEYAYQWFTPYKKEQPTIVCLHGFTGTSNTFQTLKFSEAYNYLGIDLIGHGKTSVFVHPDHYQMTNVIRELQALLQHLAITSYYVLGYSMGGRVALAWGLTDENVKGIILENASPGLATLPERTTRIDKDNRLAQRLLTEPLGDFIDFWQALPLFDSQKQLSPKIQAKIRQERMSQQPYGLAMSLFMMGTGQQPSYWNQLETTIPLLYITGEWDHKFQEIARKMHIKQSAMHIHTVPNAGHCVHVEQPDMFLQLVENWLKEQLG; encoded by the coding sequence ATGGTTGAGTATGCTTACCAATGGTTCACGCCATATAAGAAAGAGCAGCCCACAATTGTTTGCCTTCATGGATTTACGGGTACATCGAACACTTTTCAAACATTGAAATTTTCAGAAGCGTATAACTATCTAGGGATTGACTTAATTGGCCATGGGAAAACCAGTGTTTTTGTTCATCCTGATCATTACCAAATGACCAATGTCATTCGTGAACTACAAGCTTTGTTACAGCATTTAGCGATTACGTCTTATTATGTATTGGGGTATTCGATGGGAGGGCGTGTCGCATTAGCGTGGGGATTAACAGATGAGAATGTTAAAGGGATTATCTTGGAGAATGCTTCACCAGGTTTGGCTACCTTACCAGAACGAACAACACGGATTGACAAAGATAACCGATTGGCACAACGTTTATTAACAGAACCATTGGGAGATTTTATTGATTTCTGGCAAGCATTACCTTTATTTGATTCACAAAAGCAGTTATCACCAAAAATCCAAGCAAAAATTCGACAAGAACGAATGAGCCAACAGCCGTATGGTTTGGCGATGAGCTTGTTTATGATGGGAACTGGACAACAACCAAGTTATTGGAATCAATTAGAGACGACGATACCTTTGCTTTATATTACCGGTGAATGGGATCATAAGTTCCAAGAAATTGCGCGGAAAATGCACATAAAACAATCAGCGATGCACATTCATACTGTGCCGAATGCCGGTCATTGTGTCCATGTCGAACAACCAGATATGTTTTTACAACTTGTGGAGAATTGGTTAAAGGAGCAACTAGGATGA